One segment of Neoarius graeffei isolate fNeoGra1 chromosome 20, fNeoGra1.pri, whole genome shotgun sequence DNA contains the following:
- the zgc:113090 gene encoding zinc finger and SCAN domain-containing protein 20, whose product MTQMDLLVTNVAELLATAVHEVLRLMGQAVSEYRDESARIRQENQKLQHMLEELQKRLQISDAAQQVSSSVAAEEPLYESHHVQALDCHFERETEENDETDSYEPSFDEEKPSAVHLTEPNDAISSPCDFSPKSRRSFSRLRSRSASPDLTGTPGILNPIKTESEFPECSLSEQTENTITDAHLHPVYVNPAHISWDANTPPHAHIRTENTVDAAGGLFSLTVPRENSHTCHVCSKSFATASSLGAHFVCHSGERPFACERCKFRFSRLADLKKHERIHTGEKPYNCTLCGRRFNRTENLRRHLRKVHHGALL is encoded by the exons ATGACTCAGATGGACCTCCTGGTCACCAACGTGGCCGAGCTTTTGGCTACAGCCGTGCACGAGGTCCTGCGTCTGATGGGTCAGGCCGTGTCCGAATACCGTGACGAGTCAGCCAGGATACGGCAGGAGAACCAGAAACTGCAGCACATGCTCGAGGAGCTCCAGAAGAGGCTTCAGATATCAG ACGCAGCACAGCAGGTCTCGTCGTCTGTAGCCGCAGAAGAGCCGCTCTACGAGTCTCACCACGTGCAAGCGTTGGACTGTCATTTCGAACGAGAGACTGAAGAGAACGACGAAACGGATTCATACGAGCCGTCCTTCGACGAGGAGAAACCGAGCGCTGTACATCTGACTGAACCAAACGATGCGATTTCTTCCCCATGCGACTTTTCTCCTAAAAGTAGGAGGAGCTTCTCAAGGTTGAGGAGCCGATCAGCTTCACCTGACCTCACTGGCACACCGGGAATCTTAAATCCTATCAAAACAGAATCCGAGTTTCCAGAATGTTCCCTATCAGAACAGACTGAGAACACGATCACAGACGCACACCTCCACCCTGTCTATGTTAATCCCGCCCACATCTCCTGGGATGCAAACACTCCACCGCACGCACACATCCGAACAGAGAACACGGTGGACGCCGCAGGTGGTCTGTTCAGCCTCACCGTGCCGAGAGAGAACTCGCACACATGTCATGTGTGCAGCAAGTCGTTTGCGACGGCCTCCAGCCTGGGCGCACACTTCGTCTGCCACTCGGGCGAAAGACCGTTTGCGTGCGAGCGCTGCAAGTTCCGGTTCAGCCGTTTAGCCGATCTGAAGAAGCACGAACGAATCCATACGGGGGAGAAGCCGTACAACTGTACACTCTGTGGCAGGAGGTTTAACCGCACCGAGAATCTCAGACGCCACCTGAGGAAAGTCCATCACGGAGCTCTGCTTTAG
- the LOC132869088 gene encoding Ig-like V-type domain-containing protein FAM187A, whose product MNCSVTLRGVDITTVPNNHFKSKHSSLRRRFDLMMSPEVFFLTLCPLLLSAYQAPEDKEDIFTSRSCPAFLVFDNAAYVADMTVELPCHCKPADALSVVWYYQKHLGTKNTKILTDFSGTAITDSSKVGREANLHDRFSIRLFSLIIFRAQPSDSGHYVCGTASGQFFYGYDVDVQVTRNVLFPWNLEQTAEAQTNLEQTGIFLKSDPSETFRVFTNYWPWSACDRCGVPGEQVRVGLCYVVSEYLHVRYIREIRNVTLCGSSAVPLRFGLSGADYGAELSVRRCKSSCPPKPPVNPQRQALLEFLGYGKEASSGLLVYSHNHPANTDLVLSCPKARPQHTVAWDKGSTPLYRSQYMEGVDTNPRVFIDLGHHLHFRPVTMEDKGTYYCWIQGRKAAEIRLGVYTRLGRQRSLSDPESLFGLTVILLCYAGLTAIFLFIISLRFICDLITERRASF is encoded by the coding sequence ATGAATTGCTCCGTGACATTACGGGGCGTCGACATCACTACAGTTCCAAACAATCACTTCAAATCAAAACACTCCTCCTTAAGAAGAAGGTTTGACCTGATGATGTCTCCTGAAGTCTTTTTCCTGACCCTGTGTCCTCTGTTACTGAGCGCCTATCAAGCTCCTGAGGACAAGGAGGACATCTTTACCAGCAGGTCGTGTCCTGCGTTCCTGGTCTTCGATAACGCAGCGTACGTGGCTGACATGACCGTCGAGCTGCCCTGTCACTGTAAACCAGCAGACGCTCTCTCAGTGGTGTGGTACTATCAGAAACACCTGGGGACAAAGAACACCAAAATCCTCACCGACTTTTCAGGCACCGCGATAACGGATTCGTCCAaagtcggacgagaggcgaacctGCATGATCGCTTTTCAATCCGTTTATTCAGCCTGATCATCTTCAGAGCTCAGCCGAGCGACTCCGGGCATTACGTCTGCGGCACGGCTTCGGGACAGTTCTTCTACGGCTATGATGTAGATGTTCAGGTCACTCGGAATGTTCTCTTTCCCTGGAACCTCGAACAAACAGCCGAagcacaaacaaacctcgaacaAACTGGCATCTTTCTCAAGTCTGATCCCAGTGAGACGTTCAGAGTGTTCACCAATTACTGGCCTTGGTCTGCGTGCGATCGGTGCGGCGTGCCAGGCGAGCAGGTCCGAGTGGGGCTCTGTTACGTTGTGAGTGAATATCTACACGTGCGCTACATTCGAGAGATCAGAAACGTGACCTTGTGCGGTTCCTCTGCGGTTCCTCTGAGATTCGGGCTGAGCGGTGCTGACTACGGGGCTGAGCTCAGCGTCAGAAGATGCAAATCTTCCTGCCCTCCAAAACCTCCAGTGAATCCACAGCGACAAGCTCTGCTGGAGTTTCTCGGGTACGGCAAAGAAGCTTCTTCAGGGCTTCTGGTCTACTCGCATAACCATCCAGCAAACACCGATCTCGTCCTGTCGTGTCCCAAAGCGAGACCCCAGCACACAGTGGCGTGGGATAAAGGCTCTACGCCGCTTTATCGCTCTCAGTATATGGAAGGAGTGGATACAAACCCGCGTGTGTTTATAGATTTAGGTCACCATCTCCACTTCAGACCTGTGACGATGGAGGACAAAGGGACATACTACTGCTGGATCCAAGGCAGAAAGGCTGCTGAGATCAGACTCGGGGTGTATACACGACTCGGACGCCAGCGCAGTCTCAGCGACCCAGAGTCTCTCTTCGGCCTCACCGTCATCCTTCTGTGTTACGCCGGACTCACTGCCATCTTTCTCTTCATCATCTCCCTGAGATTCATTTGTGACTTGATCACAGAACGAAGAGCCTCGTTTTAG
- the LOC132869339 gene encoding coiled-coil domain-containing protein 103-like, whose amino-acid sequence MEKCDLIDFSALEKEMKRAVEADKKYQRENDAKFRAIHQKVATYEEFRDIVKASHLKPLDKKDKNAPRKQPWNPISTGNTELKHTGADSLECVLCELQPRSASEFVRDWRRFKGSSVEKYTFLLRLGGEKLREMFHIEVDVGLLGEFLMVLCQCFRSGDEAAVIGVLEGLSLTGHFGLGVSMLSEEERRACERLFSNLLETHPNLAEAPESQKERCAECETQTQENTAQDDGTEAAGKLRGLMEKYGVYGNAK is encoded by the exons ATGGAGAAATGTGATCTTATTGATTTCTCAGCGCTGGAGAAGGAAATGAAACGCGCTGTAGAAGCGGATAAAAAATACCAGAGAGAAAACGACGCCAAATTCCGCGCGATTCACCAAAAAGTCGCCACTTATGAAGAGTTCCG GGACATTGTGAAGGCATCTCACCTGAAGCCTTTAGATAAAAAGGACAAAAACGCACCTCGGAAACAACCCTGGAACCCAATCAGTACCGGAAACACAGAACTGAAACACACCGGTGCAGACTCCCTGGAG tgtgtgctgtgtgagttgCAACCTCGCAGCGCGTCGGAGTTCGTTCGAGACTGGCGCAGGTTTAAGGGCAGCTCGGTGGAGAAGTACACGTTCCTGCTCAGGCTGGGTGGAGAGAAGCTGAGGGAGATGTTCCACATCGAGGTGGACGTCGGCCTCCTCGGCGAGTTCCTGATGGTCCTCTGTCAGTGTTTCAGGTCCGGAGACGAGGCGGCAGTGATCGGAGTGCTGGAGGGACTTTCACTGACCGGCCACTTCGGCCTCGGAGTCTCTATGCTGAGCGAAGAGGAGCGACGAGCGTGTGAGCGTCTCTTCTCCAACCTGCTCGAGACTCATCCCAACCTCGCTGAGGCTCCTGAGAGCCAGAAGGAGCGATGTGCAGAgtgtgagacacagacacaggaaaACACGGCGCAGGATGATGGGACTGAGGCGGCAGGGAAGCTCAGGGGTTTGATGGAGAAGTATGGAGTTTATGGAAATGCAAAATAG